In Parus major isolate Abel chromosome 8, Parus_major1.1, whole genome shotgun sequence, a single window of DNA contains:
- the BTBD8 gene encoding BTB/POZ domain-containing protein 8 isoform X1 — MARCGCGAAPKGPGAAAAERQRLKEALAEQLRQDLDRLLAEGTHSDVTFQVGDEEVRLHRAVLLARAPLVCEGLAGGQLQLDSMEPAEVREFLRILYSSDINLKEIEELFMRKIQESNTTTLQNAQNNVNCLGQSKRAPVDQNSPSGAVQKELVCLSGIEEEIPEAVTDAESNKATAGNSEVETASMLGEDLLMLYKKCCCPDINICVEGKDFQAHRAILCARSSYFAAMLSGSWAESSQEHITLQGISHAEMNVILHFIYGAILDFPEEVDVGRMLGIADMYGLDGLKEVAIYILKRDYCNFFQKPVPGKQQPVLECLAIAHSLGVENLYAACMKWVGKHFARCFSEKSFANLPTELQNNCLVMLINSLNHKNAAFRLMESDRLINSLPRVKWTEAAVALASRLHEECVTFIVANFLHLVQSEGFSVLLQAQAMSSKPDLLELIFNAIEKSINNENSCFLLVAVDMLLESANVKEMGFTCKIQALRDKLWVFLVQSFYAVRHTEGWKLMRPDHQQKIQAAAFDKGDDRRLGKKPVFTSSQLNKITTVSVGIRNTSWAEHSKKDCWGDSSTNQDKMKSDGLGASGHASTNRNTVNKTSKHEDVKGKDGKKLVSKITKDSKPGEKAALPKARAVIKTKIENNGNVKAESMLTKQDIEKTSSGSGQKNSGSSKGLKNHEGKIAGARPKVLTVTSSMQNKTKPLKKTTGKESPSLVTVAATSSKSANSILDIQTAGEQTEEPKEDKSVEERKKQTVVKTKASVKVSNGVITKKKKTELEANVPTSSPTKKTTGKGCNEQNGQAVLKKKGNVSTNSAAQQKTQNTPTNSPKNQGPQGESPNSLKSGTSPKHNEEKNVLQHLVQTTLPEKHPSAKKKSIKQSQTPVTKATSKITSKTLAPSKNAEITNSKDPKQKTAALKSQSSTQKHSRSDSPVVQKNVHTSEHRGSGQKLEKNTADAVAVQLHDNNECYSANKSLKPATENGSDSKLLESCQSNKQKLPDSSETVQYEIQSKYSQIAEETIYKLNVSLQNDMETRQICGDQTGIRKTEDPGKNDNTAEFHCHAQSSNDGYSDFSKETNQKAIVLGELVKNSKATNVCNEQSDKINSETGLNYGENTLSSFSQVTNKEDETSSPQIHVEGFLTVDELCDTSALTEYKSVATDLDDASECSTEQITEKYSPNYTELIEPMEMPENHENAEIPFVDHWTTSAVDPKESPESDTGSATTSSDDIKPRSEDYDAGGSQDDEGSNERGISKCSTMLCHDFLGRSSSDTSTPEELKIYDSSLRIEVKMKKEGSDLFRVNSTSDDEIPRKRPEIWSHQESSRTTTRECKSSTFGNAQFTQEADQVSSSADETEDDRSEAENVAEKFPPSNVPTQQFQGIDNLAFEDATENDTASQEFSKTKNFKRSVLLSVDECEELGADDKVETHSSRQHSIDSLTPSEVFDSVSQEPHGKTFYSKYSLETEDGFLDGKQRKDRDNRLDKSGSSLLHLHGTEIPGKENQGASMTEQSCPEKVYSAGSPHPGENQQVNMKNEVASEFHQCNKYIDNDAKSQERPCHLDLQQRETNSDAQKSSSAKPVEASKNQMLTQESQVRDSQPATTECANTDLLPGDIDDYDTMAQTCMYEHRPSKTLSPIYEMDVGEAIEQRMDSETAVLEMDFEDQQFAEQDWTLLRQLLSEQDSNIDFKNSVPEDLNLAQCLINQTLFLARDGSNPQGTSQVDTFSRWTELMSPLDDSSASITVASFSSEDCSSPQGEWTILELETHH, encoded by the exons ATGGCGCGCTGCGGCTGCGGCGCGGCGCCGAAGGGCcccggcgcggcggcggcggagcggcaGCGGCTGAAGGAGGCGCTGGCCGAGCAGCTCCGGCAGGACCTCGACAG GCTGCTGGCGGAGGGGACCCACTCGGACGTGACCTTCCAAGTAGGCGACGAGGAGGTGCGGCTGCACCGGGCGGTGCTGCTGGCGCGGGCGCCGCTGGTGTGCGAAGGTCTGGCGggggggcagctgcagctggacagCATGGAACCCGCCGAGGTCCGGGAATTCCTGCG GATTCTATATTCATCTGATATAAATCTTAAAGAAATTGAAGAGCTGTTTATGAGGAAAATACAAGAAAGCAACACTACTACTCTTCAGAATGCTCAAAACAATGTTAATTGTCTTGGACAAAGCAAAAGAGCACCAGTTGATCAGAATAGTCCAAGTGGAGCCGTGCAGAAAGAACTTGTTTGTCTGTCTGGTATTGAGGAAGAAATTCCAGAAGCAGTCACTGATGCAGAAAGCAACAAAGCAACTGCAG GTAATTCTGAAGTAGAAACTGCATCTATGTTAGGAGAAGACTTATTGATGCTCTACAAGAAGTGCTGTTGTCCAGATATTAATATTTGCGTAGAAGGCAAAGATTTTCAAGCTCACAG ggCCATTTTATGTGCCAGATCTAGTTACTTTGCTGCTATGCTGAGTGGAAGTTGGGCTGAGAGCTCTCAAGAGCACATCACTCTTCAAGG CATAAGCCATGCAGAAATGAATGTCATCTTGCATTTTATATATGGAGCTATTTTGGACTTCCCAGAAGAAGTTGATGTTGG TCGCATGTTGGGCATTGCAGACATGTATGGGCTGGATGGACTAAAAGAAGTGGCTATCTACATTTTGAAAAGAGATTACTGCAATTTTTTCCAAAAG CCTGTTCCCGGCAAACAGCAACCTGTGCTAGAATGCCTGGCTATTGCTCATTCATTGGGAGTGGAAAATCTATATGCTGCTTGCATGaa ATGGgtaggaaaacattttgcaagatgtttttcagagaaaagctttGCCAATTTACCTACTGAACTTCAGAACAATTGTCTTGTTATGTTGATTAACTCTTTG aACCACAAGAATGCTGCTTTCCGTTTGATGGAGAGTGACCGGCTGATCAATAGCCTTCCCCGAGTGAAATGGACAGAGGCAGCTGTGGCCTTGGCATCACGGCTACATGAGGAATGTGTAACCTTTATTGTTGCAAACTTCCTACATCTAGTACAAAGTGAAGGCTTCTCTGTTTTGTTGCAG GCACAGGCAATGAGCAGCAAACCTGACCTTCTAGAACTAATTTTCAATGCAATTGAAAAAAgcattaataatgaaaatagcTGCTTTCTTCTTGTAGCAGTGGATATGTTGTTGGAGTCTGCAAATGTGAAGGAGATG GGTTTTACGTGCAAGATCCAGGCGCTGCGTGATAAGCTCTGGGTCTTCCTGGTTCAGTCTTTTTATGCTGTTCGTCACACAGAAGGCTGGAAGCTGATGAGGCCAGACCATCAACAGAAAATACAAGCAG CTGCATTTGACAAGGGTGATGACCGAAGACTTGGCAAAAAACCTGTGTTCACCAGTTCTCAG ctaaATAAAATCACTACCGTATCTGTTGGTATAAGGAATACTTCCTGGGCAGAACACAGCAAGAAAGATTGCTGGGGAGATTCTTCCACTAATCAGGATAAAATGAAATCTGATGGATTAGGAGCATCTGGACATGCATCCACCAATAGAAACACTGTTAATAAGACTTCAAAGCATGAGGATGTAAAGGGGAAAGATGGCAAAAAATTAGTTTCCAAGATTACGAAGGATTCCAAACCTGGGGAAAAAGCTGCTTTGCCAAAGGCTAGAGCTgttataaagacaaaaatagaaaataatggaaatgtgAAGGCTGAAAGCATGCTTACCAAGCAAGATATAGAAAAGACATCATCTGGAAGTGGgcaaaaaaattcaggaagcAGCAAAGGACTAAAGAatcatgaaggaaaaattgCAGGTGCCAGACCTAAAGTACTGACAGTAACGTCAAGCatgcagaacaaaacaaagccattgaaaaaaaccacagggaaGGAATCTCCCTCCTTGGTAACTGTGGCAGCAACTTCCAGCAAGTCAGCAAATTCAATCCTGGATATCCAGACTGCAGGTGAACAGACAGAGGAACCTAAAGAGGATAAATCGgtagaggaaaggaaaaaacagactg TAGTAAAAACAAAGGCATCTGTGAAGGTATCCAATGGAGtcatcaccaaaaaaaaaaagactgagcTTGAAGCTAATGTCCCAACAAGCAG TCCaactaaaaaaacaacaggaaaaggGTGTAATGAGCAAAATGGACAAGCTGttctaaagaaaaaagggaacGTGAGTACaaattctgcagcacagcaaaagaCTCAAAACACACCTACCAATTCTCCCAAGAACCAAG GACCTCAGGGGGAATCACCAAATTCACTGAAATCAGGAACATCTCCAAAacataatgaagaaaaaaatgtgttacagCACCTGGTTCAGACAACTCTCCCAGAAAAACATCCTTCAGCTAAGAAGAAGAGTATTAAACAATCACAAACACCTGTAACAAAAGCCACTTCAAAGATAACATCTAAGACTCTGGCTCCATCAAAAAATGCTGAGATTACAAATAGTAAAGacccaaaacagaaaacagctgcatTAAAATCTCAATCCTCCACCCAAAAGCATTCAAGGAGTGATTCTCCTGTTGTCCAGAAGAATGTGCACACCTCTGAGCACAGAGGTTCAGGACAGAAACTTGAGAAAAACACGGCTGATGCTGTGGCAGTTCAGCTTCATGACAATAATGAATGCTATTCTgcaaataaatctttaaaaccTGCCACAGAAAATGGCAGTGACAGTAAATTGCTGGAGTCTTGTCAATccaataaacaaaaattaccaGATTCTTCTGAAACTGTGCAATACGAAATACAATCCAAATATTCTCAAATTGCAGAAGAAACTATTTATAAACTGAATGTTTCGCTACAAAATGACATGGAAACAAGACAAATCTGTGGAGATCAGACTGGAATTAGAAAGACTGAAGATCCAGGGAAAAATGATAATACAGCTGAATTTCACTGTCATGCACAGTCTTCCAATGATGGATATTCAGACTTTTCCAAGGAAACCAATCAAAAGGCTATTGTTTTAGGAGAACTGgtgaaaaattcaaaagcaacAAATGTCTGTAATGAACAGAGTGATAAAATAAACTCTGAAACAGGTCTTAACTATGGTGAAAACACTTTGTCAAGCTTTTCCCAAGTAACCAATAAAGAAGATGAGACATCATCTCCTCAGATCCATGTGGAAGGATTTCTTACAGTTGATGAACTGTGTGATACATCAGCCTTGACTGAATATAAATCAGTTGCAACAGATTTAGATGATGCTTCAGAATGTTCCACAgaacaaataacagaaaaatattcaccTAATTACACAGAGCTTATAGAACCTATGGAAATGCCAGAAAACCATGAAAATGCAGAGATTCCCTTTGTGGACCACTGGACTACAAGTGCCGTAGATCCAAAAGAGAGCCCTGAATCAGATACTGGCAGTGCAACCACATCCTCTGACGATATAAAACCAAGATCAGAAGATTATGATGCTGGAGGCTCTCAGGACGATGAGGGATCCAATGAAAGAGGCATTTCTAAATGCAGTACTATGTTATGTCATGATTTTCTtggaagaagcagcagtgatACAAGTACACCTGAGGAATTAAAAATTTATGACAGCAGCCTAAGAATAgaggtgaaaatgaaaaaagagggTTCTGATCTCTTCCGTGTTAATTCAACAAGTGACGATGAAATACCAAGAAAAAGACCTGAAATTTGGTCCCATCAAGAGAGTTCACGGACCACTACTAGAGAATGCAAAAGTTCTACTTTTGGTAATGCACAGTTTACTCAGGAAGCAGACCAAGTTTCTTCTTCTGCTGATGAAACAGAAGATGACAGATCTGAAGCAGAGAATGTTGCAGAAAAATTTCCCCCATCAAATGTTCCTACTCAACAGTTCCAAGGAATTGATAATTTAGCTTTTGAGGATGCAACAGAAAATGATACTGCAAGCCAGGAGTTTTCTAAAACTAAAAATTTCAAACGATCTGTTTTACTTTCAGTAGATGAATGTGAAGAATTGGGAGCTGATGATAAAGTAGAAACTCACAGTTCACGTCAGCACTCAATAGATTCTCTTACTCCTTCAGAAGTATTTGACAGCGTTTCTCAAGAGCCCCATGGAAAgacattttattcaaaatactCATTGGAAACTGAAGATGGATTCCTGGATGGCAAACAGCGCAAGGATAGAGACAATAGGTTGGATAAAAGTGGAAGTTCTCTCCTGCATCTTCACGGTACTGAAATCCCAGGAAAAGAGAATCAAGGTGCTTCAATGACTGAACaaagttgcccagagaaagtATATTCAGCAGGTAGTCCACATCCAGGAGAAAACCAGCaagtaaatatgaaaaatgaggTGGCTAGTGAATTTCACCAGTGCAATAAGTACATAGACAATGATGCAAAATCTCAAGAAAGACCATGTCATCTGGATcttcagcagagagaaactAATTCTGATGCGcaaaagagcagctctgcaaaaccTGTAGAAGCCAGTAAGAATCAGATGCTGACTCAGGAAAGTCAAGTGAGAGACAGTCAACCAGCAACTACTGAATGCGCTAATACTGATTTACTTCCAG GAGACATAGATGATTATGACACAATGGCACAAACCTGCATGTATGAACATCGGCCTTCAAAAACCCTTTCTCCAATATATGAGATGGATGTTGGAGAAGCAATTGAGCAGAGGATGGATTCAGAAACAGCAGTTCTAGAGATGGATTTTGAAGATCAACAGTTTGCAGAACAGGACTGGACTCTACTCAGGCAGTTGTTATCTGAGCAGGACTCAAATATAGATTTCAAAAACTCTGTTCCTGAAGACCTTAACTTAGCACAATGTCTTATCAATCAGACACTGTTTCTGGCACGAGATGGTTCGAATCCTCAGGGTACCTCACAAGTTGACACATTCAGTAGGTGGACTGAACTCATGTCTCCACTTGACGATTCCTCAGCAAGCATTACAGTGGCAAGCTTTTCCTCTGAAGACTGTTCGTCCCCTCAAGGGGAATGGACAATTCTTGAACTGGAAACCCATCATTAA
- the BTBD8 gene encoding BTB/POZ domain-containing protein 8 isoform X2 has protein sequence MEPAEVREFLRILYSSDINLKEIEELFMRKIQESNTTTLQNAQNNVNCLGQSKRAPVDQNSPSGAVQKELVCLSGIEEEIPEAVTDAESNKATAGNSEVETASMLGEDLLMLYKKCCCPDINICVEGKDFQAHRAILCARSSYFAAMLSGSWAESSQEHITLQGRMLGIADMYGLDGLKEVAIYILKRDYCNFFQKPVPGKQQPVLECLAIAHSLGVENLYAACMKWVGKHFARCFSEKSFANLPTELQNNCLVMLINSLNHKNAAFRLMESDRLINSLPRVKWTEAAVALASRLHEECVTFIVANFLHLVQSEGFSVLLQAQAMSSKPDLLELIFNAIEKSINNENSCFLLVAVDMLLESANVKEMGFTCKIQALRDKLWVFLVQSFYAVRHTEGWKLMRPDHQQKIQAAAFDKGDDRRLGKKPVFTSSQLNKITTVSVGIRNTSWAEHSKKDCWGDSSTNQDKMKSDGLGASGHASTNRNTVNKTSKHEDVKGKDGKKLVSKITKDSKPGEKAALPKARAVIKTKIENNGNVKAESMLTKQDIEKTSSGSGQKNSGSSKGLKNHEGKIAGARPKVLTVTSSMQNKTKPLKKTTGKESPSLVTVAATSSKSANSILDIQTAGEQTEEPKEDKSVEERKKQTVVKTKASVKVSNGVITKKKKTELEANVPTSSPTKKTTGKGCNEQNGQAVLKKKGNVSTNSAAQQKTQNTPTNSPKNQGPQGESPNSLKSGTSPKHNEEKNVLQHLVQTTLPEKHPSAKKKSIKQSQTPVTKATSKITSKTLAPSKNAEITNSKDPKQKTAALKSQSSTQKHSRSDSPVVQKNVHTSEHRGSGQKLEKNTADAVAVQLHDNNECYSANKSLKPATENGSDSKLLESCQSNKQKLPDSSETVQYEIQSKYSQIAEETIYKLNVSLQNDMETRQICGDQTGIRKTEDPGKNDNTAEFHCHAQSSNDGYSDFSKETNQKAIVLGELVKNSKATNVCNEQSDKINSETGLNYGENTLSSFSQVTNKEDETSSPQIHVEGFLTVDELCDTSALTEYKSVATDLDDASECSTEQITEKYSPNYTELIEPMEMPENHENAEIPFVDHWTTSAVDPKESPESDTGSATTSSDDIKPRSEDYDAGGSQDDEGSNERGISKCSTMLCHDFLGRSSSDTSTPEELKIYDSSLRIEVKMKKEGSDLFRVNSTSDDEIPRKRPEIWSHQESSRTTTRECKSSTFGNAQFTQEADQVSSSADETEDDRSEAENVAEKFPPSNVPTQQFQGIDNLAFEDATENDTASQEFSKTKNFKRSVLLSVDECEELGADDKVETHSSRQHSIDSLTPSEVFDSVSQEPHGKTFYSKYSLETEDGFLDGKQRKDRDNRLDKSGSSLLHLHGTEIPGKENQGASMTEQSCPEKVYSAGSPHPGENQQVNMKNEVASEFHQCNKYIDNDAKSQERPCHLDLQQRETNSDAQKSSSAKPVEASKNQMLTQESQVRDSQPATTECANTDLLPGDIDDYDTMAQTCMYEHRPSKTLSPIYEMDVGEAIEQRMDSETAVLEMDFEDQQFAEQDWTLLRQLLSEQDSNIDFKNSVPEDLNLAQCLINQTLFLARDGSNPQGTSQVDTFSRWTELMSPLDDSSASITVASFSSEDCSSPQGEWTILELETHH, from the exons ATGGAACCCGCCGAGGTCCGGGAATTCCTGCG GATTCTATATTCATCTGATATAAATCTTAAAGAAATTGAAGAGCTGTTTATGAGGAAAATACAAGAAAGCAACACTACTACTCTTCAGAATGCTCAAAACAATGTTAATTGTCTTGGACAAAGCAAAAGAGCACCAGTTGATCAGAATAGTCCAAGTGGAGCCGTGCAGAAAGAACTTGTTTGTCTGTCTGGTATTGAGGAAGAAATTCCAGAAGCAGTCACTGATGCAGAAAGCAACAAAGCAACTGCAG GTAATTCTGAAGTAGAAACTGCATCTATGTTAGGAGAAGACTTATTGATGCTCTACAAGAAGTGCTGTTGTCCAGATATTAATATTTGCGTAGAAGGCAAAGATTTTCAAGCTCACAG ggCCATTTTATGTGCCAGATCTAGTTACTTTGCTGCTATGCTGAGTGGAAGTTGGGCTGAGAGCTCTCAAGAGCACATCACTCTTCAAGG TCGCATGTTGGGCATTGCAGACATGTATGGGCTGGATGGACTAAAAGAAGTGGCTATCTACATTTTGAAAAGAGATTACTGCAATTTTTTCCAAAAG CCTGTTCCCGGCAAACAGCAACCTGTGCTAGAATGCCTGGCTATTGCTCATTCATTGGGAGTGGAAAATCTATATGCTGCTTGCATGaa ATGGgtaggaaaacattttgcaagatgtttttcagagaaaagctttGCCAATTTACCTACTGAACTTCAGAACAATTGTCTTGTTATGTTGATTAACTCTTTG aACCACAAGAATGCTGCTTTCCGTTTGATGGAGAGTGACCGGCTGATCAATAGCCTTCCCCGAGTGAAATGGACAGAGGCAGCTGTGGCCTTGGCATCACGGCTACATGAGGAATGTGTAACCTTTATTGTTGCAAACTTCCTACATCTAGTACAAAGTGAAGGCTTCTCTGTTTTGTTGCAG GCACAGGCAATGAGCAGCAAACCTGACCTTCTAGAACTAATTTTCAATGCAATTGAAAAAAgcattaataatgaaaatagcTGCTTTCTTCTTGTAGCAGTGGATATGTTGTTGGAGTCTGCAAATGTGAAGGAGATG GGTTTTACGTGCAAGATCCAGGCGCTGCGTGATAAGCTCTGGGTCTTCCTGGTTCAGTCTTTTTATGCTGTTCGTCACACAGAAGGCTGGAAGCTGATGAGGCCAGACCATCAACAGAAAATACAAGCAG CTGCATTTGACAAGGGTGATGACCGAAGACTTGGCAAAAAACCTGTGTTCACCAGTTCTCAG ctaaATAAAATCACTACCGTATCTGTTGGTATAAGGAATACTTCCTGGGCAGAACACAGCAAGAAAGATTGCTGGGGAGATTCTTCCACTAATCAGGATAAAATGAAATCTGATGGATTAGGAGCATCTGGACATGCATCCACCAATAGAAACACTGTTAATAAGACTTCAAAGCATGAGGATGTAAAGGGGAAAGATGGCAAAAAATTAGTTTCCAAGATTACGAAGGATTCCAAACCTGGGGAAAAAGCTGCTTTGCCAAAGGCTAGAGCTgttataaagacaaaaatagaaaataatggaaatgtgAAGGCTGAAAGCATGCTTACCAAGCAAGATATAGAAAAGACATCATCTGGAAGTGGgcaaaaaaattcaggaagcAGCAAAGGACTAAAGAatcatgaaggaaaaattgCAGGTGCCAGACCTAAAGTACTGACAGTAACGTCAAGCatgcagaacaaaacaaagccattgaaaaaaaccacagggaaGGAATCTCCCTCCTTGGTAACTGTGGCAGCAACTTCCAGCAAGTCAGCAAATTCAATCCTGGATATCCAGACTGCAGGTGAACAGACAGAGGAACCTAAAGAGGATAAATCGgtagaggaaaggaaaaaacagactg TAGTAAAAACAAAGGCATCTGTGAAGGTATCCAATGGAGtcatcaccaaaaaaaaaaagactgagcTTGAAGCTAATGTCCCAACAAGCAG TCCaactaaaaaaacaacaggaaaaggGTGTAATGAGCAAAATGGACAAGCTGttctaaagaaaaaagggaacGTGAGTACaaattctgcagcacagcaaaagaCTCAAAACACACCTACCAATTCTCCCAAGAACCAAG GACCTCAGGGGGAATCACCAAATTCACTGAAATCAGGAACATCTCCAAAacataatgaagaaaaaaatgtgttacagCACCTGGTTCAGACAACTCTCCCAGAAAAACATCCTTCAGCTAAGAAGAAGAGTATTAAACAATCACAAACACCTGTAACAAAAGCCACTTCAAAGATAACATCTAAGACTCTGGCTCCATCAAAAAATGCTGAGATTACAAATAGTAAAGacccaaaacagaaaacagctgcatTAAAATCTCAATCCTCCACCCAAAAGCATTCAAGGAGTGATTCTCCTGTTGTCCAGAAGAATGTGCACACCTCTGAGCACAGAGGTTCAGGACAGAAACTTGAGAAAAACACGGCTGATGCTGTGGCAGTTCAGCTTCATGACAATAATGAATGCTATTCTgcaaataaatctttaaaaccTGCCACAGAAAATGGCAGTGACAGTAAATTGCTGGAGTCTTGTCAATccaataaacaaaaattaccaGATTCTTCTGAAACTGTGCAATACGAAATACAATCCAAATATTCTCAAATTGCAGAAGAAACTATTTATAAACTGAATGTTTCGCTACAAAATGACATGGAAACAAGACAAATCTGTGGAGATCAGACTGGAATTAGAAAGACTGAAGATCCAGGGAAAAATGATAATACAGCTGAATTTCACTGTCATGCACAGTCTTCCAATGATGGATATTCAGACTTTTCCAAGGAAACCAATCAAAAGGCTATTGTTTTAGGAGAACTGgtgaaaaattcaaaagcaacAAATGTCTGTAATGAACAGAGTGATAAAATAAACTCTGAAACAGGTCTTAACTATGGTGAAAACACTTTGTCAAGCTTTTCCCAAGTAACCAATAAAGAAGATGAGACATCATCTCCTCAGATCCATGTGGAAGGATTTCTTACAGTTGATGAACTGTGTGATACATCAGCCTTGACTGAATATAAATCAGTTGCAACAGATTTAGATGATGCTTCAGAATGTTCCACAgaacaaataacagaaaaatattcaccTAATTACACAGAGCTTATAGAACCTATGGAAATGCCAGAAAACCATGAAAATGCAGAGATTCCCTTTGTGGACCACTGGACTACAAGTGCCGTAGATCCAAAAGAGAGCCCTGAATCAGATACTGGCAGTGCAACCACATCCTCTGACGATATAAAACCAAGATCAGAAGATTATGATGCTGGAGGCTCTCAGGACGATGAGGGATCCAATGAAAGAGGCATTTCTAAATGCAGTACTATGTTATGTCATGATTTTCTtggaagaagcagcagtgatACAAGTACACCTGAGGAATTAAAAATTTATGACAGCAGCCTAAGAATAgaggtgaaaatgaaaaaagagggTTCTGATCTCTTCCGTGTTAATTCAACAAGTGACGATGAAATACCAAGAAAAAGACCTGAAATTTGGTCCCATCAAGAGAGTTCACGGACCACTACTAGAGAATGCAAAAGTTCTACTTTTGGTAATGCACAGTTTACTCAGGAAGCAGACCAAGTTTCTTCTTCTGCTGATGAAACAGAAGATGACAGATCTGAAGCAGAGAATGTTGCAGAAAAATTTCCCCCATCAAATGTTCCTACTCAACAGTTCCAAGGAATTGATAATTTAGCTTTTGAGGATGCAACAGAAAATGATACTGCAAGCCAGGAGTTTTCTAAAACTAAAAATTTCAAACGATCTGTTTTACTTTCAGTAGATGAATGTGAAGAATTGGGAGCTGATGATAAAGTAGAAACTCACAGTTCACGTCAGCACTCAATAGATTCTCTTACTCCTTCAGAAGTATTTGACAGCGTTTCTCAAGAGCCCCATGGAAAgacattttattcaaaatactCATTGGAAACTGAAGATGGATTCCTGGATGGCAAACAGCGCAAGGATAGAGACAATAGGTTGGATAAAAGTGGAAGTTCTCTCCTGCATCTTCACGGTACTGAAATCCCAGGAAAAGAGAATCAAGGTGCTTCAATGACTGAACaaagttgcccagagaaagtATATTCAGCAGGTAGTCCACATCCAGGAGAAAACCAGCaagtaaatatgaaaaatgaggTGGCTAGTGAATTTCACCAGTGCAATAAGTACATAGACAATGATGCAAAATCTCAAGAAAGACCATGTCATCTGGATcttcagcagagagaaactAATTCTGATGCGcaaaagagcagctctgcaaaaccTGTAGAAGCCAGTAAGAATCAGATGCTGACTCAGGAAAGTCAAGTGAGAGACAGTCAACCAGCAACTACTGAATGCGCTAATACTGATTTACTTCCAG GAGACATAGATGATTATGACACAATGGCACAAACCTGCATGTATGAACATCGGCCTTCAAAAACCCTTTCTCCAATATATGAGATGGATGTTGGAGAAGCAATTGAGCAGAGGATGGATTCAGAAACAGCAGTTCTAGAGATGGATTTTGAAGATCAACAGTTTGCAGAACAGGACTGGACTCTACTCAGGCAGTTGTTATCTGAGCAGGACTCAAATATAGATTTCAAAAACTCTGTTCCTGAAGACCTTAACTTAGCACAATGTCTTATCAATCAGACACTGTTTCTGGCACGAGATGGTTCGAATCCTCAGGGTACCTCACAAGTTGACACATTCAGTAGGTGGACTGAACTCATGTCTCCACTTGACGATTCCTCAGCAAGCATTACAGTGGCAAGCTTTTCCTCTGAAGACTGTTCGTCCCCTCAAGGGGAATGGACAATTCTTGAACTGGAAACCCATCATTAA